GTCACCCGTTCCGGGTGCCTCCCCCAGGATATTTTCATGAAAAAGAAAGGAGCCCTGGGCACAATCAGGATTACGGGCTAGACCGCGATACCGTGCCGCCCGGCCAGGTCGGTGAAGAATTGCCACGCCACCCGGCCAGAGCGTCCGCCGCGTGTGGCCTGCCATTCCACTGCCTCGGCGCGCAGTTCCTCGGGGGCGATCTTGAGGTCATAGGCGTCGCAATAGCCCTGCACCATGGCCAGGTATTCGTCCTGATTGCAGGGATGGAAGCCGAGCCACAGCCCGAAACGGTCCGACAGCGAGACCTTTTCCTCGACCGCCTCGCCCGGATGGATCGCGCTCGATCTTTCGTTGTCAATCATGTCGCGCGGCATCAGGTGGCGGCGATTCGAGGTCGCATAGAGGATCACGTTGGAGGGCCGTCCGCTGATCCCGCCATCCAACACCGCCTTGAGCGACTTGTATTGCGTATCGTCATGACTGAAGGACAGATCGTCCGAGAACAGCAGGAAGCGACGGTCCTGCGCGCGTCCCAAGATGGCCAGCAACCGCCCGACAGAGTCCAGATCCTCTCGCGCGATCTCGACCAGTACGAGCGGCAGGTCCTGCGCCACCGCCTCGGCATGGACGGCCTTGACCAGCGAAGATTTTCCCATACCGCGCGCGCCCCATAAAAGCGCGTTGTTCGCGCCGTAACCGCGAGCGAATTGCAGCGTATTGGCCAGAAGCGTGTCCTTGGCCCGGTCGATACCGATCAACTGCACCAGATCGACGCGGTTGACGGTCTCGACCGGTTCAAGCCAGTCGGGATCGGGATGCCAGACATAGGCGCTGGCCTCGGTGAAACGCGGCTCGGGATGGGGTTTCGGCGCCAGCCGCTCCAACGCGGCGGCGATGCGTTCCAGCGGCTCGGATGCCTCGGTCATGTCCTTCATTCCTCGTCCTCGACCCATAGCCCCTGCGCTTTCAGATCCGCCTCGCGCTTGCGCTCGATCCGGCGGACAAGCTGGATCGAGACCTCGTAGAGCCCGTAGACCACGACGAACAGGATCACCTGCGAGATCACATCGGGCGGGGTGGCGACGGCGGCCAGCCCCAGGATCGCGACGACCGCATATTTACGGACCGAGCCCAGCCCCTCGGCAGAGACCAGCCCGGCCTTGCCCATCAGCGTGAGCAGCACCGGCAGCTGGAAGCTGAGCCCGAAGGCCAGCAGGAACTTGATCGTCAGGTTGAGATATTCCTGCATCGACCCCTGGAAGGAGATACCCGCGACATCGCGTGTCTCGGTCACCTCGTCGGGGGTGGCGACGACGGGGCCTTGCTGGAAGCCAAGGAAGAAGTCATAGGCCATCGGCAGGATGACGTAATAGGCAAAGCAGGCACCGATCGCGAACATCACCGGCGAGGCGATCAGGAATGGCAGGAAGGCGCCCTTCTCATTGCGGTAGAGTCCGGGCGCGACGAAGCGCCACATCTGGTAGCCGATGATCGGGAAGGCCAGGGCGAAGCCGCCGAAGAACGAGATATTGATAGCGGTGAAGAAGCCTTCCTGCAGCTTGATGATCTGCAACTGGCAGTCCTGCCCGCGCGCATCCAAAGCCGCACAGATCGGTTGCGTCAGGAAATTGTAGATCGGCTGCCAGACGGTATAGCACAGCACCATCATCGCGACGAAGGCCAAGAGCGACCAGATGATACGGGTCCGTAGCTCGGCCAGATGCTCGATCAGCGGAGCCGAGCTGTCTTCTATCTCATCATCCGGTTGAGTGTTCGTGGCCAATTCAGTCGTCTTTCATATCCGACCGGCGCACCGCATGCAGGCGCCGCTTGCCGGTGATTGCCTCATCGGTGGGAGTCTCATCCGCCGAAGGCACCGTCGCTGCCGGGATTTCAGCTTTCGGAGCATCGACCTCTGCCGCAGGCTGTGGTGCGGCAGGATCGGGGCGAGCGGTTTTCGCGGGCTGCGACGGGTCCCATTTCTCGAATCGTTCGGTGGCGCGGTCCAGCGCGTCCAACCCGAGCGATTTCTTCGAGGTCAGCGACTTCACATCCTTGATCGAATTCGTCGCCTCATCGATGCCCGAGCTTTTCGCCGCATCCTCCATCGCCGAGGTGAATTCGCGCGCCATGCCGCGCGCCCGGGCGGTGAACCGCCCTAGCGAATGGAACAGATGCGGCAGATCCTTGGGGCCGACCACGATCAACGCGACCACCCCGATCAGCAGAAGCTCGCTCCAGCCGATGTCCAACATGGCTGTGCCCTTCCGCGATCAGCTACGGCCGTTGCTGTCTGGCGTCACGTCCCGCGCCTTTTCGCCGGGCGCGTCCTTTTCCGTGTCGTCAGCGGCTTGCTCGATCTCTTCGGTTTCGTCCTTCACGCCGCGTTTGAAGGCGGTGATCCCCTTGCCGACCTCGCCCATCAGGGACGAGATCTTGCCGCGCCCGAACAGAACCAGCACGACGACCGCGATCAGAAGAAGGCCGGGAAGGCCGATATTGTTCAGCATTGCAAACTCCCTTGTGCGGGGCTCGACGCCCGCGCGCCACATTTAGGGTCTCTCGCGGCGGAATGCAAAGCCCGAATGCGTGAACTGGTACCCAGAATATCGCGTTTCAGGATGATCCGGGCCAGCCCAGTCTCTGACATGTCCCTGGGACAGGGGCGCGTCCAGTCGGCGAGTTCCGGGATATTTGCATGACAAAGCAGGATCATGACATTTCCGATCCGCTGCGACATGCCCTTGCCTCGCAGCTGGCTGTTCTGGCAAAACCCGCATATCAGTCTCTGCGCCAATCCCTTGGAAAGAGTGGCGAAGGTAAACAACAATCGAACCGGACAAGCAGGGAGAGTGGCCATGAGCGAATCTGATACCCGGATAAAAGCCTATTTCAGCGAGCCGAAGCCATGGCAGGAAGAATTGGCAGCCCTGCGGGCGATCCTTCGCGACACCCCGTTGACGGAGGAATTCAAATGGCGCTCGCCCTGCTATACCTTTGGCAAGGCCAATGTCGTTACCCTCTGGCGCCTCAAGAATTGCTGTGCGCTGGCGTTTTTCAAGGGCGTCCTGCTGAAGGACCAGGAGGGCATCCTCATCGCGCCCGGCGAGAATTCGCAGTCGATGCGCAAGGTGGAATTCTCGAATATCGCCGATATCGCCGGGCTGCAGACGATCCTGAAGGAATATATCGGCGAGGCCATCGAGGTGGAGAAGGCCGGTCTGAAGGTGGAGTTCAGGAAAGACGCCCCCGAACTTCCCGAAGAGCTGATCGACAGGCTGGACGAGGATGCCGAGTTCAGGACCGCTTTCGAAGCCCTGACGCCAGGACGGCAAAGGGGATATGTGCTGCATTTCTCGCAGGCCAGACAGGCCGCGACCCGAATATCGAGGATCGAGAAATGCGCGCCGAGAATTCTGGAGGGCAAGGGACTGCACGATCGTTGAATGCGCGGCAGATTCGAATGCCGCATTCCGGCCATTCGTTATTGCCGCGGAAGCGCTTGTGGGGCACTCTCAAGGCGAAGCACTGGAAACGATCCGAACTCACGGGGGATTTTGCGATGCGGCTGTGGGCCCTGATCCCGCTCTTTCTGCCGATCTCCGCCGATGCATTCACGGCACGCAATGGTATGACGGCAACGCAAATCGGCCCGACCGAGATCGCGGTCGCCCATGAGGTACGGCGGGACGCTACCGATTACTGGTGTGCCGCAGGCGATTTCGCCCGGCAGGTCTTGGGACAGCCGGGCAAGACCCGTATCTGGCGGGCCACGCCCAAGCCGCGCGAGGCAGGAAGAGGTATCGTCTTCACGCTCGATCCTGCACGCAAGGCCGAAGGAGCGGGAGTGTCCCAATTCGGCTCGGGGCCGCGGGACGGGTCCCTGTCGGTCGGAATGGCTGTGTCAAATTTCTGCCGCCTGCGCATTCCGTTCTGGGTGGACTGACCAGCAGCGTTTCCACCCATTTTGTTGCGCTCTCAGAACAGGCTCAACTGGTCCCCTGCCCGTGGCGGCGGACCGAATCGGCTGCAATCGAGCGGCGGACTGCCTTCCCGATAGCCCAGCCTTTTCCGTGCCAGACGAAAGCGCTGTTTCGCCAGTTCCGCCTCTGCCCCTGCACCCCTGAAGCGATGCCCGAAGCGTGGATCATTGTCCCGCCCGCCGCGCATCGCCTGAACCCGGTTCATGACATGCGCAGCCATGCCCGGCCGGTTCCTCTCCAGCCAGTCGCGGAAAAGCGGGGCGACCTCATGCGGCAGGCGCAACGGGATCATGCTGGCCGTGCTGGCCCCCGCCTCGCGCGCGGCTGTCAGGATCGCCTCGATCTCGGGCTCGGTCAGCACCGGAATCACTGGCGCGACCATGACCCGGACCGGCACCCCGGCCTTCGACAACTCACCGATCATCTGCAGCCGTGTCTGCGGCGTGGGGGCTCGCGGCTCCAGCGATCGCGCCAGCTTGGCATCCAGCGTCGTCACGCTGATCCCGACCGCCGCTTGGTCTTTCGCCGCCATCTCGGCCCAGAGATCGAGATCGCGTAACACGGTCCGACCACGGGTCACCAGCGTCAGGGGATGGTTCCAGTCCCGCAGCACCCG
This region of Paracoccus saliphilus genomic DNA includes:
- a CDS encoding ATP-binding protein, whose amino-acid sequence is MKDMTEASEPLERIAAALERLAPKPHPEPRFTEASAYVWHPDPDWLEPVETVNRVDLVQLIGIDRAKDTLLANTLQFARGYGANNALLWGARGMGKSSLVKAVHAEAVAQDLPLVLVEIAREDLDSVGRLLAILGRAQDRRFLLFSDDLSFSHDDTQYKSLKAVLDGGISGRPSNVILYATSNRRHLMPRDMIDNERSSAIHPGEAVEEKVSLSDRFGLWLGFHPCNQDEYLAMVQGYCDAYDLKIAPEELRAEAVEWQATRGGRSGRVAWQFFTDLAGRHGIAV
- the tatC gene encoding twin-arginine translocase subunit TatC translates to MATNTQPDDEIEDSSAPLIEHLAELRTRIIWSLLAFVAMMVLCYTVWQPIYNFLTQPICAALDARGQDCQLQIIKLQEGFFTAINISFFGGFALAFPIIGYQMWRFVAPGLYRNEKGAFLPFLIASPVMFAIGACFAYYVILPMAYDFFLGFQQGPVVATPDEVTETRDVAGISFQGSMQEYLNLTIKFLLAFGLSFQLPVLLTLMGKAGLVSAEGLGSVRKYAVVAILGLAAVATPPDVISQVILFVVVYGLYEVSIQLVRRIERKREADLKAQGLWVEDEE
- the tatB gene encoding Sec-independent protein translocase protein TatB codes for the protein MLDIGWSELLLIGVVALIVVGPKDLPHLFHSLGRFTARARGMAREFTSAMEDAAKSSGIDEATNSIKDVKSLTSKKSLGLDALDRATERFEKWDPSQPAKTARPDPAAPQPAAEVDAPKAEIPAATVPSADETPTDEAITGKRRLHAVRRSDMKDD
- the tatA gene encoding twin-arginine translocase TatA/TatE family subunit, with translation MLNNIGLPGLLLIAVVVLVLFGRGKISSLMGEVGKGITAFKRGVKDETEEIEQAADDTEKDAPGEKARDVTPDSNGRS
- a CDS encoding YdeI/OmpD-associated family protein: MSESDTRIKAYFSEPKPWQEELAALRAILRDTPLTEEFKWRSPCYTFGKANVVTLWRLKNCCALAFFKGVLLKDQEGILIAPGENSQSMRKVEFSNIADIAGLQTILKEYIGEAIEVEKAGLKVEFRKDAPELPEELIDRLDEDAEFRTAFEALTPGRQRGYVLHFSQARQAATRISRIEKCAPRILEGKGLHDR
- a CDS encoding PA0069 family radical SAM protein; protein product: MFSLCSILGLMLPPRNPDETLKARGAESRPDGRFEPYQRIRESDGWDIPEDSHLLKTEVVTEKPRSIITRNNSPDIGFDRSINPYRGCEHGCIYCYARPSHSYLGLSPGLDFETKITAKPEAARLLEREIARPSYRVAPIALGTNTDPYQPVEAKLAIMPGILRVLRDWNHPLTLVTRGRTVLRDLDLWAEMAAKDQAAVGISVTTLDAKLARSLEPRAPTPQTRLQMIGELSKAGVPVRVMVAPVIPVLTEPEIEAILTAAREAGASTASMIPLRLPHEVAPLFRDWLERNRPGMAAHVMNRVQAMRGGRDNDPRFGHRFRGAGAEAELAKQRFRLARKRLGYREGSPPLDCSRFGPPPRAGDQLSLF